The Candidatus Ancaeobacter aquaticus nucleotide sequence AGTACAGTATACACCAATGGCACCTTTGGACTCACTATTTTACACACACCGAGAATAGAAGGCAAGCTTAGAGATGGTCCGGTGATCAAGTGTGCCATAGCCGGCCCGGTACCCATACCTGATTGTAGAAGCCCTCTTATGAGAGGCGCTTCAACAAGACTTGGCGCATACATCAGTACACCTATAGCAGATGCAAGCATTATTGGTAGAATACCGACACCAAGATATTTCACCAGAAACGCCGGAGGCAAAAACGCCTTAACGAGACCTGCCAAGATAACACCGACAAGTATCAGTGGAAGCACGAGTTTTACAAAATCCCATGAATACATGAGCATATTGATTATTCGTTTACCGAAACCTTCGGATACATCGTCTGTATCGCAACAGCTGTCACCAATTGTAAGCGGCTCAACTTGGGGAATCTTGTTCTTTAATATTTTTTCAGTTAAGAACCCGACGGTAATACCCGAAAATATCGCAAAGACAATCCGCACAACAGTGAATTTCCATCCAAGGAGCGATAGAGTCAGTAAAACCGCAGCAGGATTAAATGCCGGTGCGGCAAGCAAAAATGTGAGTGACGGGCCCAAACCCGCACCTCTTTTATAGAAACCGCCAAAAAGAGGTATGATACTGCACGAACACATTGAAAGGAGCGGCCCACCAAACGATGCAAGCATATATGGCAACACTTTTCTGTTTGACCCCATGAGTTGAATCACTTTTTGTTTCGGCACAAACTCCTGCAATGCACCAGCCGCGAGAAAAGCAAGAAGCAAACAGAGCCATGAATGTTTTACATAATCAACAATAGTAACAATGATAAGCATATATATCGGAATATCTTTTTCTTCCAAGAGCTGTGCAGTAACAACCTCTGTATTGGCAAGCGTATCTTTATACCCTTTCCATGCACCGGTCCATTCATATAAGAGAATAATCCCAAAAATAAACACAACAATACTAATAGCAAAAACTGTCCTTTTATCAAATTTCATTTATTTATTCCTTTCAGTAATTTCACAACATCCACCTTCAACTTTTAGCGCTTTGAGGTTCACTAGCGCGTCACCTACTTTACCTCGTGCAGACTTTATTATCCGTGAAAAGGTAGGTCGAGATATTTTCATATTCTTTGCGGCATCTTCTTGCTTCAAGTTCATGAAGTCAGCAAGCCGTATAGCTTCAAACTCATCTAAAGATAAACTGACACCTTGAAGTGTCGCAACTGGTTTACATTTTGGTCGAAAACATCTGTCCTGGGTTTTACAATCAACCCACCTTGTTTTCTTTGGCCTCATATCATCTCCGATAGTTATGAACATATGTTCATAACTAGAGTACAACTACTCATATGTTTAGTCAATGAGTAATTGTGAGATATTGTTTTCGCTAGATAACCATTGTGAAAATTATGACGATAATAAAAATAACCGGATAAACAACCCGCGCAACCCGCTCAATATTTCTTGCGATCTTTTCTTTCCCCTTACGAAAAAGATAAGACATCGCAATAGTCTGAATAAGACTCGTAAAAACAAGTATTGTCCCACCAAAAACAAGCGCATCGAGCCGTGTAAAGTACGGTATCTCCGGCAAGTAGGTACTGATCATAAACCTGTACGCTATTAATGTGAGAAAACATGTTGTTGCAGAAGCAACATTCGTCGCAACTTCCTTGGGATCGATCCAAAACACGATCCATGACATTATAACAATGAATATAAGAGGTATAACGATCTTGTATATATAGTGTTCGCTATGTCTTTTAAGTATCAAAGAAAACGTAATAGTGCTGAGTTCTCTCCCTTTTATGGGAGACCACGGTTTTGTTTGGCAATCCCACCCTACCACATCCCAATCTGGAACGGAAAAATGTTCTGCCTTACCAAAACCAAGAACCTCACTCTTAGAAAACTCTACTTCTTGTGGAGACACTCCGGCAATCACAAAAGTAAAATTAAGCGTCTGTTCATCGAACGGAAAGTCTCTAAGATCAAGAGGTTGAGAAAAATACCCCCATGAACGCTGCCTATAGTTCACCTCACCACTTGATGAAACCTGCACAACTTCAGGAAACGATTTCCAAAGTCTCTGCCGATTTAAGAGCAGTGGTTTTGGATTCCACACATCATTGACATCATACGTAACTGTTCCTTTACCGCTATGTGCAAGACGCGGATCCCACCACTGTAGCGCTATAAAGATGTTCGCTGCAAAACTTTGTTTTATAGTGTTAATTTCATCAATATCGAGAACATAAAATCCCACTGCTACTTTTGTCGGACCTTTCTCAGAAAGCGGACGGGTAATACCAGTAACCGGCGTCGGTGTTGTTTTATCAGTTTCAACCTGAACTAATCCCCCATCGGAAGGTTGCTCAGCTAGAGAACCTTTTACAGCAAGAGGAACTGAAGTCTGTTTTTCTTCATTTTCTTCAGCTGAGAAAACATTCTCCCAGTCATTTTTAATACTTATCACAGTCCAGCCATTTTCTTTAGCGGCAGAAAGCGTTGCTTGGTCATTTTGACCGTACACATACTCTCTCTTTTGATCATCGTGTTTAACTACCATCTGAAGCGATGGATGTGTATTCGTTTTTGAGTTCTTTAGGACATCTATATCACCGCCGTTATTTATCCTACCAACAGCAATAACAGGTTGTTTTTGTGACTGAGCTTTAAATGATTCATAATCAAACACATTTTCAGGTTGCACCCCGTAAAGATCCCCAGATATGTTTTTCACAAAATGAGTATCTTCTGAAGTGACAATAAATACATCAAATCCAAGGGCGCGTACATAGGATACCAACCCCCTCATCGGCTGATACAAAAGATCCTTATATAATCTATCAAAGTGTGCATTCTTCCCGGTTGTAATGAAATCCCTAACAAGATCTCGATAGGCTTCTTCACCTGCTTTTTCATTTATTAGTGCATCAATATTTTTTATTTCTTCAGCGTTTAACTTCTCTGCCGCATCAATACCGTTATCAAAAATATCTTTAATGTTGTGATCTGAAAGAATTTCCGGCTGCTTTTTTCCTACGCGTTTCACAGCTCTGACTACAAATGCTTTAGCAATCTCAGGCTTTTCACATATAAGAACACCATTATCTCTAAAAACAGCAATACGATCTTTTTCTTCAATAAAACTATCACCGTCAGGAGCCGTTACTTTTTTGATATATTCAAGAATAGTGCTTTTGGTAGGACCATCATTCCACGAGGGAAGAAGTACTTGTTGTTCCTCTTCTGCCATTATTCCCGAACAAGTAGAAAGTAGCACCCCAAACGACAAGAATAAAACATATAACTTCTTAATATAACGGAAAATTCTCATTTAGTACCCCCGTGTAAAGTTTTGCGTTTTCATAACGAATACATCCTATTATACAACGATAATCTCAATACTACGAATATATTTTAATAAAGCACACGGTTATAATTCCAGGATGTTGCGCTCACTAATTTTTTGCCATTCATAACACTATTAACCACTTCACTAATCTCCCCGGGCGCATACTGCCTAAAACAGAAATCTATCCGCAATTGAGAATATCCCATATTAAGAAGGTCTTCTACCTTATCACTTAAAGAAAATGGGGTTTCACCTATCACAACACTATGGCAGTCACGCTGATATATACTAAATCTGTCACGCGCGAGATTCTCACATTCTATCGGGGCCTGCATACATTTATCTTTTTCCCCGCACGTGTACACATTTTTATGCACGCAATATCTTGATACACACAGAAGAACATCCTGATAAACAATAAGTATTTTCGAGAGCCCCCTAAACAGCTGCTCAGATAGATCTCTCTTGCTACTTTCAGGGGATACAACAAAAGAAGAAGCACCCATATCAATGAGTTGTCTCCCTGCTAACGCATTCAAACAGTACAGCGGATAATCAGTTTCAAACTGTACTTTTTTATTCTTTAGTATTTGAATATCTCCCATACTTACTGCCTGAAAGCGATTAAAACCGCGTTTCATAAAACTGTCTACGACTGACTCATAATCACACTCAATTTCTTTTACATACGGCAGCGCCCACACAATTTTATTCTTATGATGTGCTATGAGGCGTGTTTCGGTATCAGTCAAATCCCTGTGAGGGATCTCTATAATGATCTTTTCGCATTTTTCTATAGGTAAAGAGTTAAGATACTCGATACGATCTATCTTAATAATCCACTTAGCACGATCAGGTTCTTCAGCGCACTGCTCATTATTGATATATATCTCTTTTTTCATTTGTGAAAGACATGCAGCCGTATCTTCTTCAAGGAGCTTCCTTATATCGCCTGTTAGTTCTCTCCTTATTTCATTCAGGACAGACGGCTGTAAAAATATTGATTGCGGCAAACAAGCATCAAGTGAGCGAAGCGCAAATTCTGTCTTTCCTAATCGACCGAGATATGTTCTCAGCATTAATTCGTCAGTACCCTTTCCTTCAGCTTTTATCGGCGTAACGTCAAATTGAAAGGTTTTTTCTTTTCCGCGTACCGCGACACTTATTGTGAGTACCTTTTTATCCAGAGCCACAGACATATCAATGGGAATCTTATATCTGGTATCAGCTTTAAACGATTTTGGTACAGTATATGCTTTTTTTAGGGCGATTGAGGAAACAAGATACACATGTGCGCCCTGCGGAACTGTGCCCTTATATTTGACTGTTACTACCTTACCTTTATCAGCCGTATACACAGGTTTTCCATTGATCGTTATTCCGCTAACAGAAAATTCATCGATGAGCGTTCCATCATGAAATATCTGTATTCCATCATGCGCTTCAATGGGACGCTGGGTCTCGAACGTTATGGTTCGCCCATCGGAATGAGATACAGCGCCAATATCGATACCGACATTACCCGGATGTGCTATTTGAGTCAGTTCACCTTTACGTTTTATAAGAAAATCTTTTGCAAATTCACGGCTATAAAAAAGCTGTATATGTTCTTTTATGTCCTTTGCTTTCGGTGACCCGTCAATAATCGCCCGGTAAAATGATGACACGCAGGCGGCATAATATTCATTTTTCATGCGCCCTTCAATTTTGAATGCGTTTACACCGGCTTCGATCAGCCGCGAAATATCATCCGCAAGGCATATATCATTGGTGCTCATGAGATAGCGCGGATTTTTTTCTCCTTTTACAATATATGGCTGTCTGCACGGTTGAGCACAAGAACCGCGATTACCGCTCCTCCCACCGATATAACTCGACAAAAAACATTTTCCGGAATAACTAAAACACAGCGCACCATGAACAAACACCTCAAGCTCAATTGATGTTTTACTCCTGATATGCTCGATCTCTTTTAATAAAAGTTCTCGTGCAAGGATAACGCGTTTAAACCCGAGATCTTCCATCTCAAGTGCGTCATTAACATTAGCACAACACATTTGCGTGCTTGCATGTATCGGAACATTCGGGAAATATTTCTTTAGTATGTGGTAAACACCGAGATCATGGATAATGACGCCATCTATACCCGCATGAGAGATTTCGTGGAGGAGTTCACATGCTCGATCGAGTTCACTATTCTTGAGAAGAACATTAAAGGCAAGATATGCTTTTTTTCCGTGTGCATGAACGAAAGCAATCGCGTCTTTTATCTGCAGTACGGTGAAATTCTCCGCACGCATGCGAGCGCTCAGTTCATTAAGACCGATATATACGGCATCTGCACCGAAATAAATCGCCGACCGAAGAGAGGCACTCCTCCCTGCCGGCGCGACCAATTCACTTTTAGCGGTATTGAAAGAATTTTGAGAATTTTCGGACATCTCTTGATGTGTCATGCGCTATCTTTGACTATTGCAACCCATACGGAAACTCTCACCTGTTCAGATGGAATTAGACGCAGTAATTGTTTAGGTAGAGTATTTCCCTAACTGCCGCTTTTTTTCAGATATGCTGCAGATATAGGTATCTTCCTGACAATCAATACCTAGTTTCTCTATCAATTCTTTTATGTACGGCAAATGCGGACACTTAGGTCCATGGTAATTGTCTTCGGTTATACATGAAGCCATTTGGACAACTATTTTATCTTTAGATATTTTTTCCTGTTTACCAATTTGTTTTACCAAATGAGCTACTTTTCTATGTGTCGCAAGACCGCAACATCCACCACAGGTAAGAAAGATCGCACGTATATCTTTATTCTTTGAATACTTACTGAACCCACCTGTTCGTTCATTGAAACTCTTTTCACAAAGATACCCGGAACATCGTTCCATGACAATGTCACACTCTAAAACAATAATATATGTTTTATCTTTGTATTTCATGTTCATGTCCCTCCTATAAAACGCTTTAGAGCATATTTATATGATATATACTCTCATGATAAGAGTCAAAGAATTTCTATCCCTTCTAGGCAAGGGCCTTTCCGTTTGGGAGAACGCGTCCCAAAATGGCGGATAGGGGAAATAATTAAGGGGACAGTATACTTAATTATACACCCCCAACAAAACTTTGATCGAAACGTTATCCACACTAAAGATATAATTTCCCTTTAAATTCAGTAGTCAGTAGAGCGGAATAAAGCGCCCACCATCTTAGGTAAATCGACTTATTTTATATCTTTATCAATTTTTATGCGAATACTTGATAGCGTCAACAGGGCACACATTTAAACAACGAGCACAACTAAAACAATCTGCCGGCATTATTTTCTTTTCGACTCTGTCTTTTGCAGCTTCCACAGGACACGCCTTTATGCAGGCACCACATTCTGTACACTTATCTTTATCAATTCGGATACGAAAAATGCTGAATCGTTCAGCCACCCATGAAATCAATCCAAAAGGGCAAATGAACTGGCAAAAAGGACGGTAAACAAAGAATGATCCGCCTAAAACAATGATAACCGTCAACAAAACACTGATACTTTCAAAGTCCATATTAAACAGATTGAAGGGATTTATATAGTGATAAATGACAAACCCTTTGCGCCCCCCAACGATACCAAACAGAAAAAGCAGCATAGCAATGAAAAGACCTGCACGAATAGTGTTTGTCAAAATAAACGGAAGTTTTTTTTGTTTAATCCTTCGCAAAATTGGTACGCTATAAATTAATTCCTGTAAAGCGCCAAAGGGACATGCCCAGCCACAAATTATTTTATTTCCAATAACAGCAAGAATGATAAAAAAACCGAAAGCAACCACTTTGACAAATGGGTCGGGGTAAAGCCCTACCATAGATTTGAATGCTTTGACTGTACCCTCCATGGGATTGGGTGATTTTCCGAGAAGAAACCCAGCAATGACAACAGAAAAAACGAGAGAAACAATATATGGTGTCCGGGAATACCAGTAACGCCTGTTTTTAATATCGGAAGAATCCGGTCGTCCCAACCTAACAAGAAAAACAAGACCACCAAGAACGAGTGCTAAATAAATGTAGTACTTGAACATACTATCACGATGGGAAAGAAGGTGTTCTGTGACATGCTGAAGTTCTTCAGGTGCGACACCTAATGATTTGAGAGGTTTTCGTTTTGAAACATCGAGAGGAAGGTTAAACTCGCGAGCAAGGGATTTACCGGTAACTCCAAGTTGCGGAGAAATATCTTTGATAGACATGTTAATATTAACATCTATTATCTTCTTTGAATCATGCGATGAAGTCAGAAAACTACCAAGCATGATAATTGAAAGCATACTCACTATAGTTGCAAATAACCATATCCGTTGCTTAAAAGAGCTTTGCGCAAACCAAGAATACTTATTCATCCTTTGTATCTCTCAATTGGCATAACGATTTAGAACCCCATTCTAGGATACTTTTTCGTGAAATCCTTAAGATTTTAAGGCCCACTAGAGGTATAATACAATTTCTATTTACGGTTTCTTTTCGGGAAATTCCAAGGTTTTACCTTACTATCTCTACCGCCCTTGCTGCCTCCGCCCCCTTTGCTGCTTCCGCCACCTGTACCACCTCTTCGAAAACGCGAACTCGAACTACTCTTAGCGTTCCTATTAAATTTCTCCTTTGGAAGTTCAGGATGTTCGGATATAGGCAATTGGGTTTTTATCAGCTTCTCGATATTATGGACATCACTACCCTGGTCAGGAGTAGCAAAAGATATTGCACGCCCTTCATGTCCTGCACGTCCGGTACGTCCAATACGGTGAACATATTGCTCAACATCTTCAGGAAGATCAAAATTAATAACAAGCTCAATACCTATCACATCTATACCTCTTGCAGCAATATCCGTTGCGACAAGTACTCTATATTTTCCATTTTTAAAACCGTCGAGCGCTTCTCTGCGCTGTGCAAGCGACCGGTCAGAATGAATTTCAGCCGCCTTATACCCAAAATCCTTAACAATTTTTTTGATCTTTCTTGCACCGATTTTAGTTCTGGAAAAAAGGAGTACGGATCCATGATATTGATGAAGTATTTTTTCCAATAGTTGCTTCTTCGCTTCCTTTTTTACAATGAATAACTCGTGAACTATATTCTCAGCAGCTGTTCCCGATGGCGCAACCTCAACATGTGTTGGAAGCTGCATATATGCAGATACCATCTTCATGATTGCTGCAGGTATTGTCGCGGAAAAAAGCATAGTTTGCCTGGTTTTTGCCACAAGCTCCATAACACGTTTTATGTCCGGAAGAAAACCCATATCAAGCATACGATCAGCTTCATCAAGAACAAGAATTTCTGCAGCTGTTAACCGCAACGTCTTCTGCCGAATATGATCCATGAGTCTACCTGGTGTCGCAATAATAACTCGGGGCCTTTCTCTCAATCTTTTCACCTGTAAATACATGGACATCCCGCCAATAATTACGCATGTTTTTATTCCGAGAGGTTTAGCTAGTTTTTTAAAGGTTTCATCAACCTGTAAAGCAAGCTCTCTTGTTGGTGCAAGAACCAAACATAGCCCTTTTATCTGTGAAAGACGCTGAAT carries:
- a CDS encoding permease — its product is MKFDKRTVFAISIVVFIFGIILLYEWTGAWKGYKDTLANTEVVTAQLLEEKDIPIYMLIIVTIVDYVKHSWLCLLLAFLAAGALQEFVPKQKVIQLMGSNRKVLPYMLASFGGPLLSMCSCSIIPLFGGFYKRGAGLGPSLTFLLAAPAFNPAAVLLTLSLLGWKFTVVRIVFAIFSGITVGFLTEKILKNKIPQVEPLTIGDSCCDTDDVSEGFGKRIINMLMYSWDFVKLVLPLILVGVILAGLVKAFLPPAFLVKYLGVGILPIMLASAIGVLMYAPSLVEAPLIRGLLQSGMGTGPAMAHLITGPSLSLPSILGVCKIVSPKVPLVYTVLMWFFGVIAGLVFWYIMPVFNG
- a CDS encoding DUF134 domain-containing protein, which codes for MRPKKTRWVDCKTQDRCFRPKCKPVATLQGVSLSLDEFEAIRLADFMNLKQEDAAKNMKISRPTFSRIIKSARGKVGDALVNLKALKVEGGCCEITERNK
- a CDS encoding U32 family peptidase — protein: MTHQEMSENSQNSFNTAKSELVAPAGRSASLRSAIYFGADAVYIGLNELSARMRAENFTVLQIKDAIAFVHAHGKKAYLAFNVLLKNSELDRACELLHEISHAGIDGVIIHDLGVYHILKKYFPNVPIHASTQMCCANVNDALEMEDLGFKRVILARELLLKEIEHIRSKTSIELEVFVHGALCFSYSGKCFLSSYIGGRSGNRGSCAQPCRQPYIVKGEKNPRYLMSTNDICLADDISRLIEAGVNAFKIEGRMKNEYYAACVSSFYRAIIDGSPKAKDIKEHIQLFYSREFAKDFLIKRKGELTQIAHPGNVGIDIGAVSHSDGRTITFETQRPIEAHDGIQIFHDGTLIDEFSVSGITINGKPVYTADKGKVVTVKYKGTVPQGAHVYLVSSIALKKAYTVPKSFKADTRYKIPIDMSVALDKKVLTISVAVRGKEKTFQFDVTPIKAEGKGTDELMLRTYLGRLGKTEFALRSLDACLPQSIFLQPSVLNEIRRELTGDIRKLLEEDTAACLSQMKKEIYINNEQCAEEPDRAKWIIKIDRIEYLNSLPIEKCEKIIIEIPHRDLTDTETRLIAHHKNKIVWALPYVKEIECDYESVVDSFMKRGFNRFQAVSMGDIQILKNKKVQFETDYPLYCLNALAGRQLIDMGASSFVVSPESSKRDLSEQLFRGLSKILIVYQDVLLCVSRYCVHKNVYTCGEKDKCMQAPIECENLARDRFSIYQRDCHSVVIGETPFSLSDKVEDLLNMGYSQLRIDFCFRQYAPGEISEVVNSVMNGKKLVSATSWNYNRVLY
- a CDS encoding CGGC domain-containing protein — encoded protein: MKYKDKTYIIVLECDIVMERCSGYLCEKSFNERTGGFSKYSKNKDIRAIFLTCGGCCGLATHRKVAHLVKQIGKQEKISKDKIVVQMASCITEDNYHGPKCPHLPYIKELIEKLGIDCQEDTYICSISEKKRQLGKYST
- a CDS encoding 4Fe-4S binding protein; translation: MNKYSWFAQSSFKQRIWLFATIVSMLSIIMLGSFLTSSHDSKKIIDVNINMSIKDISPQLGVTGKSLAREFNLPLDVSKRKPLKSLGVAPEELQHVTEHLLSHRDSMFKYYIYLALVLGGLVFLVRLGRPDSSDIKNRRYWYSRTPYIVSLVFSVVIAGFLLGKSPNPMEGTVKAFKSMVGLYPDPFVKVVAFGFFIILAVIGNKIICGWACPFGALQELIYSVPILRRIKQKKLPFILTNTIRAGLFIAMLLFLFGIVGGRKGFVIYHYINPFNLFNMDFESISVLLTVIIVLGGSFFVYRPFCQFICPFGLISWVAERFSIFRIRIDKDKCTECGACIKACPVEAAKDRVEKKIMPADCFSCARCLNVCPVDAIKYSHKN
- a CDS encoding DEAD/DEAH box helicase, encoding MTHNANNSKDSFDGLGIAPKILGLLDRMKFTVPTPIQHKAIPIAIEGQDIIGVAQTGTGKTLAFAIPVIQRLSQIKGLCLVLAPTRELALQVDETFKKLAKPLGIKTCVIIGGMSMYLQVKRLRERPRVIIATPGRLMDHIRQKTLRLTAAEILVLDEADRMLDMGFLPDIKRVMELVAKTRQTMLFSATIPAAIMKMVSAYMQLPTHVEVAPSGTAAENIVHELFIVKKEAKKQLLEKILHQYHGSVLLFSRTKIGARKIKKIVKDFGYKAAEIHSDRSLAQRREALDGFKNGKYRVLVATDIAARGIDVIGIELVINFDLPEDVEQYVHRIGRTGRAGHEGRAISFATPDQGSDVHNIEKLIKTQLPISEHPELPKEKFNRNAKSSSSSRFRRGGTGGGSSKGGGGSKGGRDSKVKPWNFPKRNRK